A single window of Treponema denticola ATCC 35405 DNA harbors:
- a CDS encoding YibE/F family protein produces MKRIFLFVVSLLFFNLYADDTGQTSSENLSQDMEKKYDGLSSYYNAYINAPESQVVKARVIEIVYDDTKENRPDIPIESDFRYQHLKIKILTGKHRDEVYTIRNTIELAIPYKLIFKVNEKLILQLDEDETGKVNNLRIYERARDYKVYALIFIFAAVLIFVGKKNGLKALISLGLTIGLIFGIFLPLILQGHNPILWAIIICSLASVITLFIISGMNNKTYTAILGTIGGVIIAGLFAFVAGKILRLSGLGNEDAQMLAFVPQYRKIDYQGLLFAGIMIGSLGAVMDVAMSISSSMWEIVAVSPKIPNKQLIKSGMNIGRDIIGSMSNTLILAYVSTSIPVLLLFIIFSHGFTEIINLEILSAEILRAVSGSIGLICTIPITVNLVNIFRKN; encoded by the coding sequence ATGAAACGTATTTTCCTTTTTGTTGTAAGCCTCTTATTTTTTAATTTATATGCAGACGACACAGGGCAAACTTCCTCTGAAAACTTATCGCAAGATATGGAAAAGAAGTACGATGGCTTAAGCAGTTATTATAATGCCTATATAAATGCTCCCGAAAGTCAGGTCGTTAAGGCTAGGGTTATAGAAATCGTTTATGACGATACAAAGGAAAACCGCCCCGATATTCCTATAGAGTCGGACTTCCGTTATCAGCATTTAAAGATAAAAATTTTAACCGGAAAGCATAGAGATGAGGTTTATACAATCCGGAATACTATAGAGCTCGCCATTCCTTATAAACTTATTTTTAAGGTAAACGAAAAGCTCATCTTACAGCTGGATGAAGATGAAACAGGGAAGGTAAACAACTTGCGCATTTATGAGAGGGCGAGGGACTATAAGGTCTATGCTCTTATTTTTATTTTTGCAGCGGTTTTAATTTTTGTCGGCAAAAAAAACGGTCTAAAAGCTCTTATCTCCCTGGGGCTTACCATAGGCCTGATATTCGGCATTTTTCTTCCTCTTATACTTCAAGGTCATAATCCTATTCTTTGGGCTATTATAATTTGCAGCCTTGCTTCCGTTATTACTCTTTTTATTATTTCGGGAATGAATAATAAAACCTATACGGCAATTTTGGGAACTATAGGCGGTGTTATTATCGCAGGTCTTTTTGCCTTTGTTGCAGGAAAAATTTTAAGACTTTCAGGTTTGGGAAACGAAGATGCTCAAATGTTAGCCTTTGTTCCGCAGTACCGTAAAATAGATTATCAGGGACTTTTATTTGCCGGCATTATGATAGGCTCCCTCGGAGCCGTTATGGATGTAGCTATGTCTATTTCTTCTTCGATGTGGGAGATTGTAGCTGTAAGTCCTAAGATACCGAATAAACAGCTGATCAAATCGGGGATGAATATAGGGCGGGATATTATAGGCTCAATGTCCAATACGCTTATTTTAGCCTATGTGAGTACGTCAATTCCCGTTCTTTTACTCTTTATAATTTTTTCGCACGGGTTTACCGAAATCATAAATTTGGAAATTTTATCGGCCGAGATATTGCGTGCCGTCTCCGGAAGTATAGGTTTAATCTGTACGATTCCCATAACCGTCAACTTAGTAAATATTTTTAGAAAGAACTAA
- a CDS encoding peptidase U32 family protein, with protein MELLSPAGNFEKLDYAWEYGADAAYIGLKNFSLRAKADNFSGEEYKNISLLKEEYKKRGLTKKLYCAINISFHNEDLKKLLEEVKYFKQYPFDAFIVQDLGAARILKESFPEISLHLSTQANCINYEAVRVYKDLGFSRVVLGREASLEDVREIKQRVPEIELECFVHGAMCISYSGRCLISAYLTDRSANAGACTHSCRWNYKMYSEKGGHFFVEESERKGEFFPVEEGENYTALFSSKDLCMIDYLDKMKEAGVDSLKIEGRMKSIYYTALTARAYRKKIDFLNGKISAAEAAPFVEELYNTAHREFSTGFYFSSAEANKTTAGESKSPYMLAGKIGKRLSENEYEFISMNKIDSGIPLEYVGPDICSIEDLDYTLLKPDTKEKMDWVCYGHPCIIKTDKPIAEKFLVRCKE; from the coding sequence ATGGAACTTCTTTCGCCTGCGGGCAATTTTGAAAAATTGGATTATGCATGGGAGTACGGAGCCGATGCAGCCTATATAGGATTAAAAAACTTTTCGCTTAGAGCTAAGGCCGATAATTTTTCGGGAGAAGAATATAAAAATATTTCTCTTTTAAAAGAAGAATACAAAAAACGCGGCTTAACAAAAAAGCTTTATTGTGCGATAAATATTTCGTTTCATAATGAGGACTTAAAAAAACTTTTAGAAGAGGTAAAATATTTTAAGCAATATCCCTTCGATGCTTTTATAGTTCAAGATTTGGGAGCTGCCCGAATTTTAAAAGAAAGCTTTCCCGAGATTTCGCTTCATTTAAGTACGCAGGCAAACTGCATAAACTATGAGGCCGTAAGGGTGTACAAGGACTTAGGCTTTTCCCGCGTGGTTTTGGGAAGGGAAGCAAGCCTTGAGGATGTGCGTGAAATAAAACAAAGAGTTCCCGAAATAGAGCTTGAATGTTTTGTGCATGGGGCGATGTGTATTTCTTATTCGGGACGCTGCCTTATAAGTGCCTATCTCACCGACCGAAGCGCAAACGCAGGTGCCTGTACCCATTCTTGCCGCTGGAATTATAAGATGTATTCTGAAAAAGGCGGACACTTCTTTGTCGAAGAATCCGAGCGGAAGGGCGAGTTTTTTCCCGTAGAAGAAGGCGAAAACTATACGGCTCTTTTTTCTTCAAAAGATTTATGTATGATAGACTACCTCGATAAGATGAAAGAAGCCGGGGTCGATTCTTTAAAAATAGAAGGCCGCATGAAAAGCATTTACTATACGGCCTTAACCGCAAGGGCCTACCGCAAAAAAATAGATTTTTTAAACGGAAAAATAAGCGCCGCTGAAGCGGCTCCCTTTGTAGAAGAATTGTATAATACGGCCCACAGGGAGTTTTCTACAGGCTTTTATTTTTCGAGTGCTGAAGCAAACAAGACCACAGCAGGCGAGTCAAAGTCTCCATACATGCTTGCAGGCAAAATCGGCAAAAGGCTTTCGGAAAATGAATATGAATTTATTTCGATGAATAAGATAGATTCAGGTATTCCGCTCGAATATGTAGGCCCCGATATTTGTTCTATCGAGGACTTGGATTACACCCTTCTTAAACCCGACACAAAAGAAAAAATGGATTGGGTCTGCTACGGTCATCCCTGTATCATCAAAACCGATAAACCCATAGCCGAAAAATTCTTGGTAAGGTGTAAGGAGTAA
- a CDS encoding C39 family peptidase yields MELLMRIQKRFLFFFLALIPLAVLIASLGRVFPSVGLNTKENHRQKNILAMSEIYYRQTFNNCAPYSAMAAINIITKKEIYPELLARETGWRIKNNLTMPQGLIQVLHKHGIKTKEAVLSCCSDNEKINWIKNTVDEGKPIILLIKIKKVLHYVTVIGYDEKGFILYDSLQEKTKSNPRKTIKDKPQYYGNRYYEYSGLIKLWDKGGYKIFFKNWALVCG; encoded by the coding sequence ATGGAACTTTTGATGCGGATACAAAAAAGATTTTTGTTTTTCTTTTTAGCACTCATTCCGCTTGCCGTTTTAATCGCAAGTCTAGGCAGAGTTTTTCCGTCCGTCGGATTAAATACAAAAGAAAACCATAGGCAAAAAAATATCTTAGCCATGAGCGAAATTTATTACCGTCAAACTTTTAATAACTGTGCACCCTATTCTGCGATGGCTGCGATAAATATAATAACAAAAAAAGAAATATATCCGGAACTTTTAGCAAGAGAAACAGGATGGCGGATAAAAAATAATTTAACCATGCCGCAAGGCCTCATCCAAGTATTGCACAAACACGGAATAAAAACAAAAGAAGCAGTTTTATCCTGCTGTTCCGATAACGAAAAAATTAATTGGATAAAAAATACGGTCGACGAAGGAAAGCCTATTATTCTTTTAATAAAAATAAAAAAAGTTTTACATTATGTAACGGTAATAGGTTACGACGAAAAAGGTTTTATTCTTTACGACTCTCTGCAAGAAAAGACAAAATCAAATCCGCGAAAAACAATAAAAGACAAGCCTCAATATTACGGAAACCGTTATTACGAATATTCCGGCCTTATAAAACTTTGGGATAAGGGAGGCTATAAAATATTTTTTAAAAATTGGGCATTGGTTTGCGGATAA
- a CDS encoding type II toxin-antitoxin system HicB family antitoxin has translation MKKQERFFYPAIFTYNGKKEIAVVFPDLGCATSGKDEADALLSARELLGCVLCGLEDDGEPIPKASHLSNIKTGKNEKSVLIDVYLPTYRMMQKTRSVNRTVTLPAWLNALASEHNINCSQLLQESLKKQFQTVLQTR, from the coding sequence GTGAAGAAACAAGAACGTTTTTTTTATCCTGCAATATTCACTTATAACGGCAAAAAAGAAATTGCAGTTGTTTTCCCCGATTTGGGTTGTGCTACCTCGGGAAAAGATGAGGCTGATGCTCTATTATCTGCACGAGAACTTCTTGGCTGTGTTCTGTGCGGGCTTGAAGATGATGGAGAACCTATTCCTAAGGCTTCTCACTTAAGTAATATAAAAACAGGTAAAAATGAAAAATCCGTTTTAATTGACGTATATCTTCCTACTTACCGCATGATGCAAAAAACACGTTCGGTTAACCGAACCGTAACCTTACCTGCATGGCTAAATGCTCTTGCCTCGGAGCATAATATAAATTGTTCACAGCTTTTACAAGAAAGTCTAAAAAAACAATTTCAAACCGTTTTACAAACAAGATAA
- a CDS encoding DNA-binding domain-containing protein: protein MLKYCLRENLLTPDENDYMAQTADVRSFSLDEIIDLMMQKGSTLTKADTKAALQVYGEVVSALIKDGAAVNTPLMNTSLSISGVFIGATDSFDKKRHSVNLNLTAGPVLKEALSKIKCEKTEAADTNPYITEVTDIVTGKVNEVLTAGGIIQLVGSRLKFDAKDTAQGIFFIPETGEAVQATVIAENKPARLMAIIPADLAAGSWYIEVRTKYANATKQLKTLKAGRFGKALTRNS from the coding sequence ATGCTAAAGTATTGTTTGCGTGAGAATCTTCTCACACCGGACGAAAACGACTATATGGCTCAAACAGCCGATGTGCGTTCGTTTTCTTTAGACGAAATCATTGACCTTATGATGCAAAAAGGTTCGACTCTTACCAAGGCGGACACAAAGGCTGCCTTACAAGTTTACGGCGAGGTAGTAAGTGCCCTTATCAAAGACGGAGCGGCCGTCAACACACCGCTGATGAATACCTCTTTAAGCATATCGGGCGTATTTATCGGGGCAACCGACAGCTTTGACAAAAAACGGCATTCGGTAAACTTAAATCTTACGGCAGGACCCGTTCTTAAAGAAGCCTTAAGTAAAATCAAGTGCGAAAAAACCGAAGCGGCGGATACAAACCCCTACATTACCGAAGTAACCGACATAGTAACGGGTAAGGTAAACGAGGTACTGACCGCAGGCGGAATCATACAGCTGGTAGGAAGCCGGCTTAAGTTCGATGCCAAAGATACCGCCCAAGGCATCTTTTTTATTCCCGAAACGGGAGAAGCGGTACAGGCAACGGTCATTGCCGAAAACAAACCCGCCCGCCTTATGGCAATAATCCCTGCCGATTTGGCGGCCGGCAGCTGGTATATCGAAGTGAGGACAAAATATGCAAATGCGACAAAACAGCTTAAAACGCTAAAAGCCGGCAGATTCGGCAAAGCTCTTACCCGTAATTCATAA
- a CDS encoding 5'-nucleotidase C-terminal domain-containing protein: MKNSKFFKAVGFVVIVLILAAAFTGCETESHDVSGQYAGIEANAPANRIDILLFNDFHGNVAEDTRPGKGKNAGMAKMIGYVRTAGMENPNTIVVAGGDNYQGTAISNLTYGAPVSAMMRAMDVKVCAVGNHEFDWGSNRMTKWQKDGNFTFLAANIVEKKTGKPVSWAKPYAIIKKGNYKIAFIGLAHPDTAVLTSAEHVSGLEFTDPVKTGQEWVNYLLAGKAKEGKPDAIIALTHIDSFQEDGKISGNAVKLTEIKGLDAVLSAHSHRTVSGNVNGIPILQAYCYGRAVGKLSITFGSENKIAKIESAVDEIYKHKDSLIEDEKGKALFTKYDTELKPIMGEVIGVAEGEFTHERSEKGSNTLLGAWAAEVQRQLGKADIAIQNGGGLRRTLAAGNITVGDLYEIMPFDNYLVVFDLPGSEIKKAIDHGIMNPNITDGQFAGLRVEYDGRKPFENRITKITLMDGTPLDMNKKYRVVVNSFMFTGGDSYDFSKATNSAESVSIRDALIDAIKKAKTIKPIPVDYIKDISK, encoded by the coding sequence ATGAAGAACAGCAAATTTTTTAAAGCCGTCGGCTTTGTTGTAATCGTTCTCATCCTGGCTGCCGCCTTTACAGGATGTGAAACCGAATCCCATGATGTAAGCGGTCAGTATGCAGGAATTGAGGCAAATGCCCCTGCAAACAGGATAGATATTCTTCTTTTTAACGACTTCCACGGAAACGTTGCAGAAGATACCCGTCCCGGAAAGGGAAAGAATGCCGGTATGGCTAAGATGATAGGCTATGTCCGCACTGCCGGAATGGAAAATCCTAACACAATTGTGGTTGCAGGAGGCGATAACTATCAGGGAACAGCCATATCCAATCTTACCTATGGAGCTCCCGTTTCGGCTATGATGAGGGCTATGGATGTAAAGGTCTGTGCCGTAGGTAACCATGAATTTGACTGGGGTTCAAACCGCATGACAAAGTGGCAAAAGGACGGAAACTTTACCTTCTTGGCTGCAAACATTGTCGAAAAGAAGACGGGAAAGCCTGTGTCCTGGGCAAAACCCTATGCAATCATCAAAAAAGGAAACTATAAGATTGCCTTTATCGGCTTGGCTCACCCCGATACGGCTGTGTTGACAAGTGCTGAACATGTAAGCGGTTTGGAATTTACCGATCCGGTAAAAACAGGCCAAGAATGGGTAAACTATCTATTGGCAGGAAAGGCTAAAGAAGGCAAGCCCGATGCAATTATCGCCTTAACCCATATCGACTCATTCCAAGAAGATGGAAAAATCAGCGGAAATGCCGTTAAACTCACCGAAATTAAGGGTTTGGATGCTGTTCTTTCGGCTCACAGCCATCGAACAGTTTCAGGAAATGTAAACGGTATTCCCATACTTCAAGCCTATTGTTACGGCAGGGCTGTAGGTAAACTCAGCATCACCTTCGGAAGCGAGAACAAGATTGCAAAGATTGAATCGGCGGTTGATGAAATCTACAAGCATAAAGATTCTCTTATCGAGGATGAAAAAGGCAAGGCTCTCTTTACAAAATATGACACGGAACTGAAACCTATTATGGGTGAAGTAATCGGTGTTGCTGAGGGAGAGTTTACCCATGAAAGAAGTGAAAAGGGAAGCAACACCCTTTTGGGTGCATGGGCAGCTGAAGTTCAGCGCCAATTGGGAAAGGCCGATATAGCCATTCAAAACGGAGGAGGCTTACGCCGAACCCTTGCAGCAGGCAATATCACCGTAGGCGACCTTTATGAGATTATGCCCTTTGATAATTACCTCGTTGTTTTCGATCTTCCCGGTTCTGAGATTAAAAAGGCAATTGATCACGGTATAATGAATCCTAATATTACCGACGGCCAGTTTGCAGGTCTACGGGTAGAATATGACGGCAGAAAGCCTTTTGAAAACAGGATCACAAAGATTACTCTTATGGACGGAACACCCCTTGATATGAATAAAAAATATAGGGTTGTTGTAAACAGCTTTATGTTTACGGGAGGAGATTCCTACGATTTTAGCAAGGCAACAAATTCTGCCGAAAGCGTATCTATAAGAGATGCTCTCATTGATGCCATTAAAAAGGCTAAAACAATTAAACCCATACCTGTCGATTATATTAAAGATATAAGCAAATAA
- a CDS encoding RNA-directed DNA polymerase has protein sequence MKRKGNLYHKITEWNNLIAAFYNASRGKRLKPDVLLYEKNLYTNLKTLQNYLINQTVLLGSYRFFKIYDPKERIICAAPFNERVLHHAIINITESVFEKFQIYDSYACRKNKGTQAALLRALYFSRRFKYFLKLDMKKYFDSIPHSKLSLLLTCKFKDKALLHLFNKLIASYSVTEGWGVPIGNLTSQYFANFYLSFFDHYAKEKMNVRGYIRYMDDVLLFSDNLKDIKLIQKKAKNFLSCELDLTLKEEIIGMVKNGIPFLGFLVKPQGIYLSQKKKKRLKKKIKDYVHKFKIAYWTEEEFALHITPVFAHIAISRCRAYCNKYLLT, from the coding sequence ATGAAAAGAAAAGGCAATCTATATCACAAGATAACCGAATGGAATAATCTTATCGCCGCTTTTTATAATGCTTCCCGTGGTAAGAGGTTAAAGCCGGATGTTCTTTTATATGAAAAAAATCTTTATACGAACTTAAAAACATTACAAAACTATCTTATTAATCAAACCGTCTTACTCGGCAGTTATCGGTTCTTCAAAATATACGACCCCAAAGAAAGAATTATCTGTGCAGCTCCGTTTAATGAACGGGTGCTTCATCATGCAATTATAAATATCACTGAATCTGTTTTTGAAAAATTCCAGATTTATGACAGCTATGCCTGCCGAAAAAATAAAGGAACACAAGCTGCTTTATTGCGAGCCCTATATTTTTCACGCCGTTTTAAATATTTTTTAAAGCTGGATATGAAAAAATACTTTGACTCCATCCCGCACAGCAAACTTAGCTTATTGTTAACCTGTAAGTTTAAGGATAAAGCCTTGCTGCATTTATTTAATAAACTGATAGCTTCTTACTCTGTGACGGAAGGATGGGGGGTACCAATCGGCAATTTAACCAGTCAATATTTTGCAAACTTTTATCTAAGTTTTTTTGATCATTATGCAAAAGAAAAGATGAATGTAAGAGGATATATACGCTATATGGATGATGTGTTACTTTTTTCCGATAATCTTAAAGATATAAAACTTATACAAAAAAAAGCAAAAAACTTTTTAAGCTGTGAGCTAGACTTAACATTAAAAGAAGAAATTATAGGTATGGTAAAAAACGGTATCCCTTTTTTGGGGTTTTTAGTAAAACCGCAAGGTATTTATCTTTCACAAAAAAAGAAAAAACGATTAAAGAAAAAAATAAAAGATTATGTTCATAAATTTAAAATAGCTTACTGGACCGAGGAAGAATTTGCTTTACACATTACTCCCGTATTTGCCCATATTGCAATAAGCCGTTGTAGGGCTTACTGTAACAAATACCTTTTAACTTGA
- a CDS encoding alpha/beta hydrolase fold domain-containing protein, which translates to MQNELKDLRELKKKFKKAVLSRKHTIDEIRLAYDDILYSPHVPNNVDLSETELRGVSTDVLKPEMAVSGRVILYAHGGSFISGTKKAYRSFCAGLAHEASADLYLPEYKTAPEYPFPAALEDVYKVYAKLIESRTAEPANLILAGDGAGGGLILSLIHYLKNKRLPLPALLVLFSPWADLSCSSEGLSVNRKKDFVFSQEALLGAAQLYTEEKNLTNELVSPIFGNFENFPPVFIQCGSNEILLDDSIRLCEKIEKAGGRAVLDKIDDMPHLFQAVPDYFSNAHLAVEAVGKKISEFILSGDTK; encoded by the coding sequence GTGCAAAACGAATTGAAGGATTTACGCGAATTAAAAAAGAAATTTAAAAAAGCCGTTCTTTCTCGAAAACATACTATAGACGAGATAAGACTTGCCTATGATGATATTCTTTATTCTCCCCATGTGCCGAACAATGTAGACTTATCCGAAACCGAATTGAGGGGGGTAAGTACGGATGTCTTAAAGCCTGAGATGGCTGTTTCCGGCAGGGTAATCCTATATGCTCATGGAGGCTCTTTTATAAGCGGTACAAAAAAAGCTTACCGCTCTTTTTGTGCGGGACTTGCTCATGAAGCTTCTGCCGATCTGTATTTACCCGAGTACAAGACGGCTCCCGAATATCCCTTTCCTGCAGCCCTTGAAGATGTTTACAAGGTCTATGCAAAACTTATAGAGTCGCGCACGGCTGAACCTGCAAATCTGATTCTTGCAGGGGACGGGGCAGGGGGCGGCTTAATTTTGTCTCTTATTCATTATTTAAAAAATAAGCGTCTTCCGCTGCCGGCCTTGCTGGTTTTATTTTCACCGTGGGCTGATTTAAGCTGTTCAAGTGAGGGCTTAAGTGTAAACCGCAAAAAAGATTTTGTTTTTTCTCAAGAAGCTCTCTTAGGAGCAGCCCAATTATACACGGAAGAAAAAAATCTTACCAACGAACTTGTTTCTCCTATTTTTGGAAACTTTGAAAATTTCCCGCCTGTTTTTATTCAATGCGGCAGTAATGAGATTCTTTTAGATGACTCAATCAGGCTTTGCGAAAAAATAGAAAAGGCCGGAGGAAGGGCCGTACTCGATAAAATTGATGATATGCCTCATTTGTTTCAGGCCGTTCCCGATTATTTTTCCAATGCCCACCTTGCAGTTGAAGCTGTCGGGAAAAAAATAAGTGAGTTTATTTTAAGCGGAGATACAAAATAA
- a CDS encoding leucine-rich repeat domain-containing protein — MKNANTKSRVSSVSKLRARLLTSWAAVSVLAASLLFTGLLTGCPGTAGGGTPSVPVDPAAILKTDGNGKIIGYKCAKEELPAHLVIPAKIGDEEIKEIGAWVFDGCTGLRNVTLPASLTQIDEKAFRGCTGLTSISLPANLTEIGEFAFYDCTGLTSLDLSACTSLTTIGEYAFEGCTGLTSISLPANLTTIGEGAFAGCTGLTSIDLSASTSLTTIGEGAFEGCKSLTSITLPANLTKIDKYTFSDCTGLTSITLPANLTQIGEYAFYDCKGLTSVHLPASLTTIDQYAFYGCGGLASAVFEDKNYWKVYDDDSYSGTSTSINSSDLNTAATAAKYLREETDEGGYCDKYWKKN, encoded by the coding sequence ATGAAAAATGCAAACACAAAATCAAGAGTAAGCTCTGTTTCAAAATTAAGAGCGAGGCTCTTAACATCTTGGGCGGCAGTTAGTGTACTTGCCGCATCGTTATTATTTACAGGGCTTTTGACAGGCTGTCCCGGTACCGCAGGCGGCGGCACACCTTCGGTGCCCGTAGATCCGGCTGCTATTTTGAAAACCGACGGGAACGGCAAAATAATAGGCTACAAGTGTGCAAAAGAGGAATTGCCCGCACATCTGGTTATACCGGCAAAAATCGGGGATGAGGAAATTAAAGAGATAGGCGCATGGGTTTTTGATGGCTGTACGGGCTTAAGAAATGTAACCCTGCCTGCAAGCCTTACCCAAATAGACGAGAAAGCTTTTAGAGGCTGTACGGGCTTAACAAGTATAAGTTTGCCTGCAAATCTTACCGAAATAGGCGAGTTTGCTTTTTACGACTGTACAGGCTTAACAAGTTTAGACCTATCCGCTTGCACAAGCCTTACTACAATAGGCGAGTATGCTTTTGAGGGCTGTACGGGCTTAACAAGTATAAGCCTGCCTGCAAACCTTACTACAATAGGCGAGGGTGCTTTTGCAGGCTGTACGGGCTTAACAAGTATAGACCTATCCGCCAGCACAAGCCTTACTACAATAGGCGAGGGCGCTTTTGAAGGCTGTAAGAGCTTAACGAGTATAACCCTGCCTGCAAATCTTACCAAAATAGACAAGTATACTTTTTCCGACTGTACAGGCTTAACAAGTATAACCCTGCCTGCAAATCTTACCCAAATAGGCGAGTATGCTTTTTACGACTGTAAGGGCTTAACAAGTGTACATTTGCCTGCAAGCCTTACTACAATAGACCAGTATGCTTTTTACGGCTGTGGGGGCTTAGCGAGTGCCGTCTTTGAAGACAAAAACTACTGGAAAGTGTATGATGATGACTCCTATAGCGGCACATCGACATCTATAAATTCAAGCGATTTGAATACTGCCGCAACAGCTGCCAAGTATTTACGCGAAGAAACCGATGAGGGCGGTTATTGCGATAAATACTGGAAGAAAAACTAG
- a CDS encoding ABC transporter ATP-binding protein, producing MHKKSTFLKFAAYYKPYKFLFFFDLFCALIVSAVDLVFPQVIRYLTRVIPKIRSGEVLLFSDKTIFSFDVQASAIIYLGLIISAILLGLYIIRYFTQYFITSWGHIMGARMERDMRNDLFNHMQRLSFSYYDKNKTGDMISRIVSDLFDISELAHHGPENLFISFLKIIGSFSLLCFINVRLTLILASVTSLMFIFTFFQNKKMRKIFMLNRKTIAGINSQVQDTLSGIRVVQSFANEELESKKFDIANEAFVHSKYINYRQMGQFVGINGLLQGLFFIVTVLAGSFFVAKNELTIPDLTIYVLYINIYIAPINVLINFTEMFQKGAAGFKRFLQIIETAPDITEKEDAVELKDVKGNIKYENVDFSYNETTTILKNISIDIPAGKTLALVGPSGGGKTTICSLLPRFYDVVNGKISIDGKDIRDLTLKSLRANIGIVQQDVYLFGGTIKENIAYGKPKASDEEIIEAAKNAHIHDFIMSLEDGYDSYVGERGVMLSGGQKQRISIARVFLKNPPILILDEATSALDTENEILIQKAIEELSEERTTIVIAHRLSTIRNADRILVVTDEGIMESGTHEELLSLNGIYANLRKLDEF from the coding sequence ATGCATAAAAAAAGCACCTTTTTAAAATTTGCGGCCTATTACAAGCCTTATAAATTCTTGTTTTTCTTTGATCTTTTTTGCGCTCTTATAGTTTCAGCGGTGGACTTGGTTTTTCCTCAGGTGATAAGATACCTAACAAGGGTAATCCCAAAAATAAGAAGCGGCGAGGTTTTGCTCTTTTCGGATAAGACTATTTTCAGCTTTGATGTGCAAGCCTCGGCCATTATATATCTTGGGCTTATAATTTCGGCCATCCTGTTGGGGCTTTATATAATAAGATACTTTACCCAATATTTTATAACTTCATGGGGACATATAATGGGTGCCCGAATGGAAAGGGATATGAGAAATGACCTTTTTAACCACATGCAGCGTCTTTCCTTTTCATATTACGATAAAAACAAGACGGGCGATATGATTTCGAGGATTGTTTCAGACCTTTTCGATATATCGGAGCTGGCCCATCACGGCCCCGAAAACCTTTTTATTTCCTTTTTAAAAATAATAGGTTCTTTTTCGCTCCTTTGTTTTATCAATGTAAGGCTTACCCTTATTTTAGCTTCGGTTACATCCCTTATGTTCATCTTTACTTTTTTTCAAAATAAAAAGATGCGTAAAATCTTTATGCTCAACCGGAAAACCATAGCCGGAATAAATTCCCAAGTGCAGGACACTCTCTCGGGGATAAGGGTGGTGCAGTCCTTTGCAAACGAAGAATTGGAAAGTAAAAAATTCGATATAGCAAACGAGGCCTTTGTTCATTCTAAATATATAAACTACAGGCAGATGGGGCAGTTTGTCGGCATAAACGGTCTTTTGCAGGGCTTGTTTTTTATAGTAACTGTTCTAGCGGGAAGTTTTTTTGTCGCAAAGAATGAACTGACTATTCCCGATTTGACCATCTATGTTTTGTACATAAATATTTATATCGCTCCTATAAATGTGCTTATTAATTTTACCGAGATGTTCCAAAAAGGAGCCGCCGGTTTTAAGCGTTTTTTACAGATTATAGAAACGGCTCCGGACATTACCGAAAAAGAAGATGCCGTCGAGTTAAAAGACGTAAAAGGAAACATAAAATACGAAAATGTCGATTTCAGTTATAATGAAACTACAACAATCTTAAAAAATATTTCCATCGATATTCCTGCAGGAAAAACCCTTGCTCTTGTAGGTCCTTCAGGCGGCGGAAAGACTACTATTTGTTCTCTTCTTCCCCGTTTTTATGATGTAGTAAACGGAAAGATAAGCATAGACGGTAAAGACATTCGGGACTTGACATTAAAGTCATTGAGGGCAAATATCGGAATTGTGCAGCAGGACGTTTATCTTTTCGGCGGAACCATAAAAGAAAATATAGCCTATGGAAAACCTAAGGCTTCCGATGAGGAAATTATTGAAGCCGCTAAAAATGCCCACATTCATGATTTTATTATGAGCTTGGAAGACGGTTATGATTCCTATGTGGGAGAGCGTGGCGTTATGCTTTCAGGCGGTCAAAAGCAAAGGATTTCCATTGCCAGAGTCTTTTTAAAAAATCCCCCGATTTTGATTTTGGATGAAGCGACTTCAGCTCTCGATACCGAAAACGAAATTTTAATTCAAAAGGCAATTGAGGAACTTTCTGAGGAAAGGACTACAATAGTTATAGCCCATCGTCTTTCTACAATAAGAAATGCCGATAGGATTTTGGTGGTTACCGATGAAGGAATTATGGAAAGCGGTACTCACGAGGAACTTTTAAGTTTAAACGGTATCTATGCAAATTTACGCAAGCTTGATGAGTTTTAA